DNA from Rhodothermales bacterium:
CTGTTACGCACGACGTAGACGGAGGCGACTTCATCTTCCACGATTACGGCCTCTTTTGGCACGAGGAGGGCGTTGTCGCGGGTGTCGTACACAATCTGGATCCGCCCGAACATGCCCGGCTTGAGCTGCCGGCTCGCATCCCGCACCTCGATCGTCACCTTGAACGTCCCGGTCGCGGGGTCGACGATCGGGCTGATGCGCTTGATCGAGCCGGTGAAGACGCTGCCACTCATGGCGTCCACGCCGAGGCGCGCCTCCTGCCCGACACGCAACTTGCCCAGTTCACGCTCCGGCGCGTGCATAACGGCAAGTAGCGGGTCGAAATCGGAGATATGGAAGGCCGGATCGCCCACCCGCAGGCTATGGCCGATCTTGATGAACCGCTGGGCGATGATGCCGGCGATGGGGGCGGTGATCATCGTGTAATCGAGCTCCAGTTTCGCCAGGTTATACGCCGCCTGTTGAGCCTCGAAGTCAGACCGGATCCGCTCGTATTCCTCGACACTGATGAGTTGCTTCTCGTACAGCCCTTCGTTGCGCAGGTGTTCGCGTTTGAGTTTGTTGAGATTGACCTCCGTGCGGGCGAGCTCGAGCGCGAGGCGCTCGCCGTCCAGCTTCGCAAGCGGCTGGCCGGCTTTGACATACTGGCCTTCCTCGACAAACAACTCGGTTACGACGCCACCGGCCTTTGTGGCAACA
Protein-coding regions in this window:
- a CDS encoding efflux RND transporter periplasmic adaptor subunit, whose product is MRAVESTAVVLLLSLLSYSNAGCSGEAQSKSPEEEKAEETTIPVEAVSASRGTISAYYTGTASLEAEEEASVATKAGGVVTELFVEEGQYVKAGQPLAKLDGERLALELARTEVNLNKLKREHLRNEGLYEKQLISVEEYERIRSDFEAQQAAYNLAKLELDYTMITAPIAGIIAQRFIKIGHSLRVGDPAFHISDFDPLLAVMHAPERELGKLRVGQEARLGVDAMSGSVFTGSIKRISPIVDPATGTFKVTIEVRDASRQLKPGMFGRIQIVYDTRDNALLVPKEAVIVEDEVASVYVVRNSEAFRLDIERGYGDTQHYEILAGLAEGDTVITAGQSSLRDSSKVEVIWQ